Proteins co-encoded in one Bacillota bacterium genomic window:
- a CDS encoding IS481 family transposase, whose protein sequence is MTAKEKVAQRKLSMLQLAAELGNVSKACKIMGYSRSQFYEIKRAFQTGGLEALLDRPSIPVSVPHKVAEEIEAKVIDLSIEHPAWGQMRVRDEMIMRGVVLGATTVRNIWVRNDLETRYKRMLELEKRSAKKGFALTEEQIKLLEKHNPEFAERHIETLYPGYLLSQDTFYVGTLKGVGRLYMQAVVDTYSSFAFAKLYTAKIAITAADIVFDRVLPFFAGEGIVVNAMLTDNGKEYKGRLDEHPYELLLSLHDIEHRFTRVGTPRTNGFVERFHRTVLDEFFREAFRKKSYASVDELQIDLDAWLKHYNYERPHRGYRNLGRKPYETFSKGKKEVDKGKKADDDKEVKKVA, encoded by the coding sequence ATGACTGCTAAGGAAAAGGTAGCACAGAGGAAGTTGTCCATGCTACAGCTGGCCGCAGAACTGGGGAACGTGAGCAAGGCCTGCAAGATCATGGGATATTCCAGATCCCAGTTCTACGAGATCAAGAGAGCCTTTCAGACCGGGGGATTAGAAGCGCTGCTAGACAGGCCTTCCATCCCCGTATCCGTCCCCCACAAGGTGGCGGAGGAGATCGAAGCCAAGGTCATAGACCTCTCCATCGAGCACCCCGCCTGGGGGCAGATGAGGGTGCGGGACGAGATGATCATGCGAGGAGTGGTCTTAGGCGCCACTACAGTGCGCAACATCTGGGTGCGCAATGACCTGGAGACGAGATACAAGCGAATGCTTGAGCTGGAGAAGAGGTCGGCAAAGAAAGGGTTCGCCCTCACCGAAGAGCAGATAAAGCTACTGGAGAAGCACAACCCGGAGTTCGCCGAGCGGCACATAGAGACGCTGTATCCAGGCTATCTGCTCAGCCAGGACACCTTCTACGTGGGCACGCTCAAGGGCGTAGGCAGGCTGTACATGCAGGCGGTGGTGGACACCTACTCATCCTTTGCCTTCGCCAAGCTGTATACGGCGAAGATCGCCATCACCGCGGCGGATATCGTATTCGACCGGGTCCTGCCCTTCTTTGCTGGTGAGGGAATCGTGGTGAACGCGATGCTCACAGACAACGGCAAGGAGTACAAGGGCAGGCTCGATGAACACCCCTATGAGCTGCTGCTTTCCCTCCACGACATCGAGCATCGCTTCACCCGGGTGGGAACCCCCCGCACCAACGGTTTCGTGGAGAGATTCCACAGAACGGTGCTGGACGAGTTTTTCCGCGAGGCTTTCCGCAAGAAGTCCTATGCCTCGGTTGACGAGCTGCAGATAGATCTCGACGCCTGGCTCAAGCACTACAACTACGAGCGGCCGCACCGGGGCTATCGCAACCTGGGTAGAAAACCATACGAGACCTTCAGTAAAGGGAAAAAGGAAGTGGACAAGGGGAAGAAAGCTGATGATGATAAGGAGGTGAAGAAGGTAGCTTAA